Proteins encoded together in one Benincasa hispida cultivar B227 chromosome 1, ASM972705v1, whole genome shotgun sequence window:
- the LOC120073454 gene encoding protein trichome birefringence-like 41, with protein sequence MVFWSGIILLLLISSVSGGSTAADATEECNFFAGSWAVDETYPLYTAASCPFVEHEFSCVKNGRPDLGYTKYRWQPLDCDLTRFDGKLFLEKFRGKNILFVGDSLSRNQWQSLTCMIHSAVPDTPYTLTRVGDVSIFSFTEYEVKVMLERNVFLVDVVKEEIGRVLKLDSINGGSAKLWESIHFLIFNTWHWWNRRGPSQPWDYIQIGKEVLKDMDRMVAFEKAVTTWGRWVDLNIDPQKSKVFFQGISPSHYNGTLWGEPRAKSCAGQKEPVAGSVYPGGLPPAVAVLKAALSKIKKPVQLLDVTELSLLRKDGHPSNYGLGGRIGLDCSHWCLAGVPDTWNLIFYNLII encoded by the exons ATGGTTTTTTGGAGTGGGATAATCCTTCTTTTACTTATCTCTTCCGTTTCTGGAGGTTCTACAGCGGCCGATGCGACGGAGGAGTGCAATTTCTTCGCCGGAAGTTGGGCTGTTGATGAGACTTACCCGCTGTACACGGCGGCGAGTTGCCCATTTGTCGAGCACGAGTTCAGCTGTGTCAAAAATGGCCGTCCAGATTTGGGTTACACAAAGTACAGGTGGCAACCTCTCGATTGCGATTTAACCAG GTTTGATGGAAAACTTTTCTTAGAaaaatttagaggaaaaaaTATACTCTTCGTCGGAGACTCACTTAGTAGAAATCAATGGCAATCTTTGACATGCATGATTCACTCTGCTGTACCAGATACACCTTACACCCTGACAAGAGTCGGAGATGTTTCCATATTCTCTTTTACG GAATATGAAGTGAAAGTGATGTTAGAGAGAAATGTATTTCTAGTAGATGTTGTAAAGGAAGAGATTGGGAGAGTGTTGAAGTTGGATTCCATTAATGGAGGATCAGCTAAGCTATGGGAATCCATTCACTTTCTCATTTTCAATACTTGGCATTGGTGGAACCGTAGGGGACCTTCTCAACC tTGGGATTATATTCAAATAGGGAAAGAAGTGTTGAAAGATATGGATAGAATGGTAGCTTTTGAGAAGGCTGTCACAACTTGGGGAAGATGGGTTGATCTCAACATTGATCCTCAAAAATCTAAAGTCTTTTTCCAAGGAATTTCTCCATCCCATTACAa TGGAACTTTGTGGGGAGAACCAAGAGCAAAGAGCTGTGCGGGGCAAAAAGAACCGGTGGCTGGCTCTGTCTATCCAGGCGGGTTGCCGCCGGCCGTGGCGGTGCTAAAGGCGGCACTAAGCAAAATAAAAAAGCCGGTTCAACTACTGGACGTGACGGAGCTATCATTGCTGAGAAAAGATGGGCATCCCTCCAACTACGGCTTAGGTGGCAGAATCGGATTGGATTGTAGTCATTGGTGTCTTGCCGGTGTTCCTGATACTTGGAACCTCATATTTTACAATCTCATTATTTag